Part of the Panicum virgatum strain AP13 chromosome 4N, P.virgatum_v5, whole genome shotgun sequence genome is shown below.
CGCGCCTCCAGCCCCGGACGGCCAgacccaccacctcctcctcctccactctctcctcgccccctctccctctcctcgcgGTGACGCTGCGGTTGTGGTGCGGGCTGCATGGACGAGCAGGGGTTCGGCGGCTTCGGCGGGGGCCGCGGGGCGGTGCGGGGCCAGGGGCGGGAGGCGATGGCGCTCCTGCAGCatcagcaccaccaccagcggcggcggcagctggaggtcgaggaggaggaggaggaggaggcgcggcgccaGATGTTCGCCGGGGTGGCGGcgttcccggcggcggcgctggggctgGGCCACGAGGCGGACTACGGAGAGGAGGCGGGCGGGCTCGGGGACAGCGACGCGGGCGGGTCGGAGCCCGAGCCGGCGCGGCAGCGCGGGGGGTCCGGCAGCAagcggagccgcgccgccgaggtGCACAACCTCTCCGAGAAGGTGCCGCCGCTGCCCGTTTCTCAAACTCTCAAGTTTTCCTCTTGCTGCATGCTGCGTGGGGCTCTGAGTTCTCGGTGCGAGTACTAAAGATCGTtgcttgctttgctttgcttctgggcgcagaggaggaggagcaagatcaacgagaagatgaaggcgCTGCAGAGCCTGATACCGAACTCCAACAAGGTCAGTGGAAAACGAGAAGAGCTGTCGCCATGAATTGAAGGTTCTTGAGTTGTGTTCGTGCTGGATTTGAACCTAAATGTGTTTGTGCCGTGGTGTTTTTTTGGTGGTGTGCAGACTGACAAGGCGTCCATGCTTGACGAGGCCATTGAGTACCTGAAGCAGCTGCAGCTCCAAGTGCAGGTGAGCAAATTGTACAAGTCTGCATGATGCGAACGCATCTGTCCAGTCCGATTCAAACTAGGAGGATTAACATAGAATGGGTATACCAGAGTATCTGGCTTTATTGATCCTTCTTCCAACATGTGACGACAGACTAGTGTGATTCTTATGCCAAGACCCCTTATTATACCCAGCAGGTGGCCTTTGCATGATGTGTGATGGGTGCCTCATCAATATGCAGATACCTTTCACTTGCATTTGTTCACACATGATTTGGTTGACGTGTtgctttctctttctttttctttaagtGTTAGACCCGGTACCCACCACGGTCAAATTATTGATCAATGCCAAGCTTACTTCTTTTTTTGTTATATAAAAGCACCTCCCTGTCTATTATACCGAAGGGTTAATTTGGGCGCTAGGTTATTCTCAAGATATATACTATCACTTTCTTAACATATGATGGCAAGTGGACTGGAAGAACTGCTATGACATGTGCAAATCCATATATGCTGCAATACTTGTAGAGAAAAGATGGTGCGGAGATGGTTTGCTAAATAATCAAGACACATGTAGTTTCAGTGATAGGTTGCCAATGGTTGGCAATGTTCATGGTTAGTGTTAGGCCAAGAATACTGCATATTTCCTGTAGTGTACAGAAACCTTAGATAACAGTGAGTATTTGGTTTTGAACCAAATATTACTATGTTAGCTGGGTCCACTTTTACAGTATATGTGCCAGTTGACAAATTTTTCTAATTAGACTTTAATGGGTGGCGTTAGTTTCTGAACTGCAACTTAGATTTTAATTTTTTCGTATGAATTTGTTACAGATGCTGTCTATGAGAAATGGTGTTTACTTGAACCCACCATATTTATCTGGTGCACTTGAACCTGCGCAAGCATCACAGATGTTTGCTGCACTTGGTGGGGGCAACATCACAGCGTCAAGCACTGGGGCAGTGATGCCACCTGTAAACCAAAGTTCAGGAACTCATCAGGCATTTGACCCATTAAATCCTCCACAAAATCAGCCATTATCTTTTCTCTTACCAAGTGTTCCTGACAAAACAATTCCAGAACGTCAATTTCACTTGGAACCATCACAGTCCCACCTTCAAACATTTCGGATGCCTGAATCTTCTGAGGTAACTCCTTTTATGGGGAATAGATCATAATCTTGACCCAAAGCCTTACTCTGAAATACTATTTTTTCAGTTTCACTGGTGTTTTCCTAACTTGTATTTTTCTTTGCTAGATGATGCTTCGGGGGGAGATAATGGCAAAGCATCAGCTAACTTCAGCTCAAGAAAGAGTTGGTCTGCCTGGTTTGTGACCGGTTATTTTCATTTGCTGTGCATCACAGGTTCTCTTCTCATCCTTGACTTTTCGCTGACATTTTCCTTTGACCCCTTATAGGAAATGATATGAAGCCCATCAGGCAAGAATCATCGATTGTACACGCTGATCATTTTGATGGTTGCTCACGTAGCAAAGAGTGATTACATGATATggtacccaaaaaaaaaatgcaggacATGTGTAGGTAAGCTTCTCATTTCATGCTTGAAGAGAAATGTGGGTGGAACAGATGGTCATAGCATAGCATATTACTATGAGAACTTGACCTCTTTTTGAACTTTAAGAAGTTGGAGTTTGGTTCATTCTTTTATTTAATCTGGACTTGTCTTATTCTTTTGCATGTTGTCTCATGTTTGTTtagagttcttttttttttgaaagaaccaTGTTTGTTAAAAATGTGAGAATTGGTGATACTTCAAGCTCAGGACAGAAAAATCAGCTCGATAGTGAAATTAATGTGGTGTTTAGAGTGAATTAGGTCGACAAGAGTTCATTGCCCCCTGCAATTACGAAGTTCATTTGTTCTATTGGTTTCAAACATATCATAAAAAAGGAATATTCCTTCAGGTAGGTGAGCTAACCATGGTAGCTCCATAGCTTAAAGTTTCCATGCATTCTGTACATATCTTCGGATCTAAATGGTACAATGGCAAGTTTGATTGAAAAATAAAGCACGCCAGTAGCTCACTTGCTTCCTGACCTATAATTGCATTCTTCTAGTGGTCCTGCTGCTCATTTGCTATTTGTTAACATTTCCTTTCGCTTTCAATCTTGGGCAGCTTAGGAAATGGCGACTGACGAAACTGAGGTGAGAGGACCCAAGAAGGGATGAGCGAGAAGATAGTTCAATAACCCAGCTGACACTTAGACTGTATCGTTACCTCCGTTACCTCAACAGTAACTTTATTTTTTGAAGCAACCTGAATGCTTCACTTATTAGCAGGGTAGTATTGATAGTAGAAAACCATGTACCGACGTACCGTTGCACATTTCATGGTCTACGGGAAACTAGCAGGTCACTGAGACTGTAGTGTGTTTTTCTACCGGCTGCATAAGCCAAGCTGCGTCTAAGCTAGCTAGATCAGAGATGTGAGGCTTGTCAGCCAGCTCGACCCTCAGAATTGTTCTACTAGACCAGAAGTTCTGAGTATAGTCTGCTGAGAGCAGTCCGAGACCCAAAAAAAGGCTTCATGCTTTTCCCCAGTCTCTtttcatcaatgaactcctgaCGTCTACGAAGGAGTGTGGTTCGTTCGACACATTCCTACCTCTATATCTATCTCTGAGGTGTTTGGGTTTTGCAAAACTCCATAGACATGCAGAAGAGAAATGCTGTCTCCACTCCGGTCAAGACAAAACTTATATCAAAAGTTTATTGTGATCTTTTTGTTCAAATAACAATTAAGGTGAAGCAGGGTAAGGAACAACGAATCTCTTTATGATAAACAGATCCATTAAGTTCTTGAGTATAGTCTGCTGAGAGCAGTCCGAGACCCAAAAAAAAGGCTTCATGCTTTTATTTGCTGACATTGTTACACTTTGAAAACGGCCTGTTATGCTGCTACGCCGTTATTTCTGCGGCGGCGAATGCCCAGCGCGCACCAAAGTCAGGCAACAGGCGGAAGCCATCCTGTATTTCTGTTCATCGGTGGAGACATCAAGTCGGCAACCTTTGAGTTCAGAGGAGGATGAAACAAAGCAAGCCATGTTGGCAGGCGCATTGCAAATCTTCAGCAGGGGAAGAACCATGCCGGACGGGCCGAGCAGAACTTATCAGCTTTCACCAATGGTTCTGTGCAGGATCCCCGGATTATCGACGGCATCGGCGATGCATCGCATCGATGGATCGAATCGACCTCAGAGATGCGCTCACGGTCGGGCTCTGaacgcggcggcgtccgcggacTGCGGATGGATGGAGATCCCACTCTCGAAGGCGCCGCCCGTGATGAGTGCAGCGAGAAGGGAATCCGGTGACAGGTCGTCCATGGATGCGAGCAGCACCGGCGGCTTGTACAGGATCGGCGTCGCACGGGGTATCCGTCTACCGGCTCATGGCTCCAGAGATGGTGTCTGGATCAGGCAGCTGCAGGACATCCTTTGAGAACGGGTTTCGTGCCCTCGCCGTTGGTGGCGTCGACGTGCTCGAGGAGGAGCCATGGCAACGGTATTTAGGCTATCCACAGCGGATGGAGCAaatggaggagcattttgtattgtagatgtactgtttgacactgtagacgCACTGTAGACAGTAAATATGTGAGGAGGCGTGGGAatcgaggagggagaggagcaaatttgctcttacCGTTGTGGACAGTCTTAAATAAGCATTCGTCTCAACTCTcaactaaggccctgtttagatctttacatgtaaacacaaaaaagccgtaaacgcattaaagtgaaatggaattttgctaatttgaagtactaaatgaagtctatttacaaaattttttgcatggttgggctgtaaatcgcgagacgaatctaatgagcctacttaatccatgatttgcaacagtgatgctacagtaaccatccgctaattattgattaaacatggattaattagcatcattagattcgtctcgcgatttacaacccatctatgcaaaaaattttgcaaatagacttcatttagtacttcaaatgccctTTTTATATCTTtacacaattttgcaaaatgaactaaacaccccctaattATTTCCATGGATCTGCCTGTCACGATCGCTACTTCCcgtaaaaaaaaaatgttgttgCTCCAGCCAAACATAAGAAAGGACAcccgcacaaaaaaaaacaaagaaacatAACACAGGACAGAGCGACTACTTGCTTCCTGATCCTgacatgaattggtgcgttgtttttttatttgttctgcAGTTTCCATAGAAACTCTGACAACTAGCTCTATAGCTCacatttcttttctttcaacCTTTGACAGCATAATGAACTGTTGACTGACTACTGACAGTTAGGCttccaaattatttttttaccCCATCACTAAAATGGCCGTACTCTTTGAAGCGAACTGAATGCGTGATTGGTTGTTGGTTAGCCACTAATGAGTCATGATAGTCGAGGACCGGGTCACACCCGCTGCACATTTCAAAGACGTTGGAAGCCATGTAGTGCGCTTAGGTGTTAGGAGTGCTAAAGGATTTTAAAATTTGACTTAGATAATTCAAGAACCGAATTTTAAAAGGATCGACTTTAAACTTatacaattttaaactaaataagTATAAGAGCTATGGTCTATTACCACCCGATGATTTCCACAACTAGCAAGCAGCTCAAGGCTGAAGACTCGGGCAAATAGGCAATGTAACGTGTAAGTATCTTCACCTTTGCCTAAGGCCCCTACGACCAGTTGGCCGGCTGGGGCTGGCGGCACCCCCCGCGGCGCGGGTTCGAGTCCTGGTGGACGCGAATTTCCGATGCCGCGGGGGaaaaaatccccctcgctggtggACCAGAGTTCGGGGGTTTCTCGGTCGGGTTAAGAGCCGAGGCtgttgcttcctcttaatgaaacacGGGTGGGGACCGTTTCAACCCCCGATCGAGTTTTTTAAGTATCTTCACCTTTTGAGCAAGGTTTATTAATATTATCGACTGCTGGCGGTAGGGATTTTACATCCTAACTCACAGTCTGATTTGATATGGTGTTGAGCTGGATCAGAGATGTAAAGGCCCATGCGGGAAGCAACCCGATGCTGGAAAGGCTGGATGCAGGACTTGAATATTTGCGTGGATTCAGGATTCAGCCTCTTGTGCACAAACGTTTCTTCTTCGAGCCGCCCATTCAGCTCGGTCAGAACTCAGAACGAGCCCCAAATTCAGTTATGCAGACGCGAGCAACCCGTACCTAGCTTAATTTTCCACTTAAATAACAGACTAattttgctacaaattttacatgAACTTCTCAAATAGAATCTCAAATCGAAAATTTTCCTCGAGGATCTCGAAAATTCGCAAATGTTTGTACAGGAACCGATCGGTCTCTGGTCAAATCGAATCGAGCCGGCGCAAACGGTGGCTGAGCGCGACCGCGGCATCATCACCGGCGTCGCGTCACTGCGATCGCCTCCCGTCCTCCCGTATTTCGCAAACACCGACGGCTCAACCACCACCCGCACCATGCGCCCCAGCCCCCTCTCCCCTCcatgacgccgccgcccctcctcctcaccgcccactccgccgccgcgctcctcctcctcctcggccccgACGCCCGCGCGCGCAAGCGCAggcgccgcggcgaggccgACCCCGACCCGGACGCCGACCCCGCCCCAGCCCCGCAGCAGGCGGCACCCGCGCCCCGGGAGCaggagccgccggcgccggcgcccctgaacctgccgctgccgcccacgAGCCCGGACCACTACCCGCTCGCGTTCCGGGTCTCGGCGCCCACCTTCCACTTCCTCTCGGGCCTGCTCGACCCGCTCCTCTCCGACCCCGCCCTCCCGCCGGCCCCGGTGctcctcgcgctcgcgctcgcgcgcCTCGCGTCGGGCCTGCCCTACCCGGCGCTCGCGGCGCTCTTCCGCGtcccgcccgccgccccgcgcgccgcctcccgccgcctccgccgcgtgcTCCTCGCCAACTTCCGCTTCTGGCTCGCCTTCCCCTCCGACCCCAGCAGCGCCTACTCCGCGCCGCTCCCCTCCTGCCGCGGCGCGCTCTGCTGCGCGCGCttcgccggcccggccggcccgcTCGCCGTGCAGCTCGTGGCGGGCGCCTCCTCCCGTgtcctctccctcgccgccggcttccGCGGCGACCGCGCGGACCTCGAGGTGCTCAGGCTCTCGTCCTTGTACCAGGAGGTCGAGCAGGGGAGGGTGCTTGAGCCCGCGCAGTATCTGGTTGGAGATGGGGGCGGGTACCCGCTGCTGCCCTGGCTCATGGTGCCGTTCCGGGGGCCGGTGGTGCCTGGCTCCCCAGAAGCGGCGTTCAACGCTGCACACAGGGCAGTGTGCCGTCCGGTGAGGCGTGCTGTCCGGAGCTTGATGGGGTGGGGAGCCATTGCTCGGCTCCACGAGGAGGAGAGCCCTCGTGCAGCAGTGGCGTGCATTGGGACGTGCGCAATGCTTCACAATGTGTTGCTGACTAGGGAAGATTACTCTGCATTGGCACCGGATGAGACGGAGTCGGAGAGTGATTTGGGGGGAGTGCTGAGCCAGGGAGAAGACGCTGGTGCTGGATCAGAAGGATTCGAGGTTGATGGGCGTGCATTGGTGTTGCGGAGTGCATTGGCAGCAACGATGAGGGACCTACGAGCGCCTGACTAGCAATGGTGATTGTTTTAAAATTTCTGTCATTGCCGATTCTTTTCAATCATATAGTTTGTATAGTGGTGAATATTTTGATTCCATTGAGTTCGTCACTCATCGGTTTGCTGCTTCCtcaataaaataaattagaCTATCACTTGGCATCTCTTGTTAGCATTGACATGTTTGCAGTAGATGTAACACTTTCATTACGACTGTATGCGCTCATCTTGTTGTTGAATCCAACTCCGAGGATTTCTTCACCATTTACCAGTGCAGGTGGTTGAATTTTGAGTGGAACAAATTATCCAAATATGCACATTGAATTGGATCTTCATTACTGTTCTTTGAGTTATGCAAGACATGTCTTCTAGTGACCATCCTATGCAACAGAACACCATTATTTACTTATCCACTCTCATGACTGCTTGTAAGTGGTTAAATTCTCCATCCAGTCTGGAGTCAACAAACTCTTGGAGCCACGACTGATCTTTCCTTGCCAATTTCAATTTGAGAACATCCACAAAGCATCGAATGGGCATTTCCACCTCCTCGCTTTCAACCACCCAACTGGAAACCCGAACCCCTTTCACTAACTCGAGGAGCACTACACCATAGCTATAAACATCGGCCTTTCCAGTGATTGGAAGATTTAGAACCCACTATGGAGCAATATACCCTCTAGTCCCTTGCACTCTTGACAACATCTGAGCTCCTACTCCTCGACTTAGTAGTTTTACAAATCCAAAATCTGCAATTTTTGGCTTGAATTCTTCATCTAATGATATGTTCTCTGATTCGACATCACAATGAACAATCCGTTCATGGTGGAGGTAGGCCAGTCCTGCTGCTACCCCAAGAGCAATATTGTACCTCTGTCTCCACTACAGCACAGAAATTAAGTTCTGAGAATCAAACAGAAATCTGTCTAGTGAACCACTCTCAACAAACTCTGAAGCCAAGAGCTTGTGAGTCTGCTCGGCACAAAACCCCCAAATTCTCACCGGATTCATCTGATAAATTCTTCCAATGACACTGAGCTCAGATCTGAACTCTTGCTCGAGGATTCCCTTGTAAACCGTTCCTGATGCACCACTTCCGAGCTCTTCCATGAAACACCTGGTCGCGTTCTGTAACTCATCGTAGCTGAACTTTCGGAACTGGCTAGAAATTATCATGTATCCTTCGTCCCTAATCTCTGGCCTACTCTcccatttgtaaaaaaaatccaaCACCCAACTATAATTAAAGTCACTCCAATGGCGAGCAGTGTCGATGCAGAAGATAGGAAGTACCCAAACTTGAACCTGGAATTGCCTCTCACAAACATTTGTAATGAGGGGTATGGTTCGTTTTCAGTAATTTTGCATGCATGGGTTAGTCCAGCAGCCGATTCTAGTTAGTACAATGTTGCCTTTGGAAGTTTCAGATAAATATCATTGTAAGGATCTGGGAAGTTCCTGCCATTGAAAAGCAATACCTTTGGGTAACATTCACCTGTTCTCTTTCAGTAACCAAAAGGTTGGCAGTACTCAGTACCGTTGAAGCACATATCCCTGCACATCCACCATGGCGCCATTTCTGAGTAGTTGAGGTCATAACCCCACAAGTCCATGGTAGGAAAATTCTGAAATGAGAAGTCCTGATTGGGCATGGTATTAGTCTTGCACCTCATGATGGAAAAGGAGAATGCATTAGTACCCACCTTGTAGAAGTCACAGGTGAAGGCGCCACTGGGCGACACTGGGATGGTGGTGTTGTCATCCCCGGTGGAGATGGAGGAACCTCTAGCAAGGTAGCTCTGGTGGTTTTCAAGAGCAATGGGCGGGGACGGTACGAGAAGAAACGGGATGAATATGGTGAAAATGCAGGTTTGTCTCGTGGCCATGGCTGCTTGGCAAGGATGCACGAAGGAAGCCAATATGAGAGTACTTTATGGCATAGTTGTAGATCAAGAGCCATAGGTTCCTGGCGGCTTCAGATGGCCTCTGTTTCTCTAGCCGCCACACAGTATTTGTAATAGCACGCACTTTTGTGATTCTTCTTGTACAGTGACCATCGTTGTAGGCGTAGCGAccaattgtttttcttttgtagAAGTTTTGGTGTATCTTGTTCTTCAGTCTACCTCGTCTTATAGACCCCCTTTTCGAACAAAAGATTTCCTTGTGCTGTATGGTGAGCATAACCTAAGAGTTACAGTGTACTGAACTAAGCCACTGCATACAGTGTCGTAGACCGTTACAGCGTTACTTCCTTGCATAACCTTCTCTGCATCGAATCGATCAAGTAGCCAACAGAGTCCGTAATCTTGTCGAGTTGCTAACCGCCTAGGTATAAGCATgtacgttgagttggccaggaCAGGGGCTTGACCAATGCCACAGGGCGACctgtaaagttttttttttttttttttgaagcgaACGACCTGTAAAGAGTAGCGAGTCTGTATATAGTGCTGGATATTTCTGATGTGTTGGGTTCGTAATTCCGTTGCCTGTACAGTGAATCAAACAGAATGAAACTAGACTATCAGTGGACTATCATTGCCTTACACATGAATGCAATCTTCCTGTAGTTGTTAGGGTCCCTGCATTTTCCAAATGTACAGTGTAAGTGTacgtagcaaaaaaaaaaggtatctACGCAATTAAACCAAGTGAAATCCTACTACCCTGTGAACCCCATATTAAGAACATTGGATCTTCAAAGATTACCCCACACCGATTATACAGGAATAGTTAAGACAATTCTCCAGATATGAGAAACGTTCCTGGCGCCGGGTGTGACGTACTTATTTGAGAGGGTGTGAGTGAGATTTCTAATTTGGGTAAGTTTTGGTGCAACTGAAATGCACAAACAACCTAGGAAACATACAAGTCGTCCTTAAGCCATGTATTTATTCATGCATGTTggaaaataattaaaataatttttGAATATGGAGGGGAAGTGAAAGGGAGTGTTATGTTtgtttaaattttttgaaaaagtaCTCATTTCTAAaagttttaaatttaaattttgtgaTATTACAGCGATGCTTTCCGGCAAGCCATCCCGGCACATATGCCTCCCGGTCCAGGCAAGCCATTCCGGCACATATGCCTTCGCGGCAGCAGTTAAAGAAAGGTATCACGCACGTACAAATTGGACCATGGGAGCGAATTCGTGAACGAAGAGCGACAAATAAAGAGAGAGGATGCCTTGCCTATGAGCAGGCGATGGGGGCAAAAAGACGTTGAGCAACTGGAAAGAAGCTAGTAAGGTGTATGTTGCCTGCATGCACATCACCTTGGTCGATCTCCTCAGTTAGGAAGAGCTAGTCTCTGTTGTAGTGTTGCAGGCCTTCTCAGGTAGCAGGAAGCATTGCTGGTTCGGGGAATCATCTTCTCGTCGAAGAACCTGCTCAGAGTCAGGAACAAGGTACGCAACTTCCACGGAAACTGATTTATTATTACTTGTAGCAAACTTAACTCCTTTATCTGTCACAGAAGCAGAGGAAGAGGCATGGGTTCCATAAAGTTTCTAATTTTCTATTGTCTTCCTCTTGGGGTGTTAATTGGTGATCCTTAGGTACCTCTCAAATTtcatttagttcaaaattttgtactactttttcaAAATGAGATCTCAATTTGAAAATTTAGTACAAAAGTTTGAACTGAAAAGAGTTGGAGGAACACCTAAGAGTCACCAATTAACACTCCTATCTTCCTCTGCCATGAACTATAGTGTGTAAAAGCACTATTTTGATTGGACTGCAGTTTGCAGCAACCAATGGTGATTCTCTAGTTTTCATATTATTGTCCAttcaggaagaaaaaaaaaagaagtagtTTCAGTCTCAGACTTGTTAGCAAGCTAAAAGGTTGAATATATATTTAGCCTGCATAGTGGTACACAACATGTATGTTCAATTTGAGTTAGTTTTTTTATATATCATTTAAAGTTGGCAATTTAGAAACATAAAAGACATACTTTATGCTTAtttaatttttatcgtaatacATCCATATACACACACTAAAGTGACACCTCAGTCAGTCCATAAGCACTCTAGCTCAAATCTGACTCAACCACAGCTGTGTTGACTTAtaacaatcactcatcacaccatGTACCTTGTTATATCAACATGCATGGGGTGTGTTACAATTACCCATTCTCTTCTAGGTATTTAGATCTGCCATAGTCGTGGCATACCCCTGGTCCACTACATATATGACAGGATGATTATTCAAGATGCATTTATACAAAAAAGAATCTACACCAAACTATGTACTCATAAGAATTAATTCTTTCCATACCGGAAGTGAAATCTCATAAATTTCAATGAAAAACAATAGAGTGACAGTTCAGTGATCTAGTTAAGTTTGATCATGGTTTTATAGGCATCATTCGGACCCTTACATTATGTATGCTTCTTCTCTTTTCAAGGGTACTTATCGCGGCATGGGGAATGTGGAAGAGATCTTGGGAGGAAATGTAACGCTGATAGATCTGTGGAGAAGTCCTAGGGGGACAGGGCTCCGTATTGAGGCATCAACACTGGTGGCGATtgccctctccttcttccttgcTATCATTGGGTCTTGCCGCCGTTGGTCCAATCGCTGGATCATCCAAAAGGGCTTTCTGGCTGCACAAGTGTTAACTATATCTCTTGGGACTTACAGCATTGGCCTAATGCAGTCTTCATCGGCGAAAAGCGAGATGTATCCCGTATGGGCTGTGTCCTTATTTGCCCTCTTTGGCTGTGTCGACCCAGTCACAAGCTACAATGGCCTTGACTACAAGATCCCACTCTCGAGGATGATATTTCAGCTTTGCCTCTATGGTGGATATGTCCTGCTAATGAGCACCTCAAACATCTCCGGTGTTGTTGGTAACTTAGCCATCGGCGTGCTGTC
Proteins encoded:
- the LOC120670038 gene encoding transcription factor PHYTOCHROME INTERACTING FACTOR-LIKE 15-like isoform X1; this encodes MDEQGFGGFGGGRGAVRGQGREAMALLQHQHHHQRRRQLEVEEEEEEEARRQMFAGVAAFPAAALGLGHEADYGEEAGGLGDSDAGGSEPEPARQRGGSGSKRSRAAEVHNLSEKRRRSKINEKMKALQSLIPNSNKTDKASMLDEAIEYLKQLQLQVQMLSMRNGVYLNPPYLSGALEPAQASQMFAALGGGNITASSTGAVMPPVNQSSGTHQAFDPLNPPQNQPLSFLLPSVPDKTIPERQFHLEPSQSHLQTFRMPESSEMMLRGEIMAKHQLTSAQERVGLPGNDMKPIRQESSIVHADHFDGCSRSKE
- the LOC120670038 gene encoding transcription factor SPATULA-like isoform X2 produces the protein MDEQGFGGFGGGRGAVRGQGREAMALLQHQHHHQRRRQLEVEEEEEEEARRQMFAGVAAFPAAALGLGHEADYGEEAGGLGDSDAGGSEPEPARQRGGSGSKRSRAAEVHNLSEKRRRSKINEKMKALQSLIPNSNKTDKASMLDEAIEYLKQLQLQVQMLSMRNGVYLNPPYLSGALEPAQASQMFAALGGGNITASSTGAVMPPVNQKRQFHLEPSQSHLQTFRMPESSEMMLRGEIMAKHQLTSAQERVGLPGNDMKPIRQESSIVHADHFDGCSRSKE
- the LOC120670037 gene encoding protein ALP1-like — its product is MTPPPLLLTAHSAAALLLLLGPDARARKRRRRGEADPDPDADPAPAPQQAAPAPREQEPPAPAPLNLPLPPTSPDHYPLAFRVSAPTFHFLSGLLDPLLSDPALPPAPVLLALALARLASGLPYPALAALFRVPPAAPRAASRRLRRVLLANFRFWLAFPSDPSSAYSAPLPSCRGALCCARFAGPAGPLAVQLVAGASSRVLSLAAGFRGDRADLEVLRLSSLYQEVEQGRVLEPAQYLVGDGGGYPLLPWLMVPFRGPVVPGSPEAAFNAAHRAVCRPVRRAVRSLMGWGAIARLHEEESPRAAVACIGTCAMLHNVLLTREDYSALAPDETESESDLGGVLSQGEDAGAGSEGFEVDGRALVLRSALAATMRDLRAPD
- the LOC120670039 gene encoding uncharacterized protein LOC120670039, translated to MGNVEEILGGNVTLIDLWRSPRGTGLRIEASTLVAIALSFFLAIIGSCRRWSNRWIIQKGFLAAQVLTISLGTYSIGLMQSSSAKSEMYPVWAVSLFALFGCVDPVTSYNGLDYKIPLSRMIFQLCLYGGYVLLMSTSNISGVVGNLAIGVLSAITFIKGFHRSLALVLPSRMRDKLGELQFNGFSETSALTGGGSTLIVHLPLPTHGLTHVGQLLEILDDGKTPNMAEIYRSCSYMELGLLVTASDMANIEDVCLGYSLSHVLRHRFLGLVNDGDEMWEKKV